Proteins encoded together in one Triticum dicoccoides isolate Atlit2015 ecotype Zavitan unplaced genomic scaffold, WEW_v2.0 scaffold186029, whole genome shotgun sequence window:
- the LOC119344788 gene encoding uncharacterized protein LOC119344788 produces the protein MDPEKVVHMLIAYCDPSKEAYEPIAEDWTDVQADNNTKEADDSYLCNPIPQNEHVGIDEEKMYCQSLETTTKKNRKHDNTESGGSKRPRRKRRLLRRFRCHFTAQQWAQGAESLILLALL, from the exons ATGGATCCAGAAAAGGTAGTGCATATGTTGATTGCATACTGTGATCCCTCCAAAGAAGCATATGAGCCTATCGCCGAGGATTGGACAGATGTTCAAGCAGACAACAACACAAAAGAGGCCGATGATAGTTATCTTTGCAACCCAATCCCGCAGAATGAGCATGTTGGTATTGATGAGGAGAAAATGTATTG CCAAAGCTTGGAAACTACAactaagaaaaatagaaaacatgacAACACTGAATCTGGAGGTTCAAAGAG GCCAAGACGAAAAAGAAGGTTGCTGAGAAGATTCCGGTGCCACTTCACAGCCCAGCAATGGGCACAAGGAGCAGAAAGTTTAATCCTCCTAGCCCTGCTATGA